In one window of Mobiluncus massiliensis DNA:
- a CDS encoding DNA-directed RNA polymerase subunit alpha, with protein MLIQAQPKLTEEVINDQRSRFTIEPLEPGFGYTLGNSLRRTLLSSIPGSAVTSIKIEGALHEFTTLPGVKEDVTQIVLNIKEIVLSSDNDEPVVMYLRKTGEGEVTVGDIMPPAGVVIHNPEQHIATLNKDGKLEIELTVERGRGYVSASQNKDPEAEISRIPVDSIYSPVLKVSYRVEATRVEQRTDFDRLVVDVETKKAILPRDAMASAGKTLVELFGLARDLNHDAEGIELGPSGNDAALAEDLAMSVEDLDLTSRALNCLTREGINTVGDLVARSQADLLDIRNFGQKSIDEIKEKLAGMGMSLKDTPMPAVEGADMPQFSDEN; from the coding sequence GTGCTTATTCAAGCGCAACCGAAGCTGACTGAAGAAGTTATCAATGACCAGCGCTCTCGTTTTACGATAGAGCCTTTGGAACCGGGTTTCGGGTACACTCTGGGAAATTCCCTGCGTCGCACCCTGCTGTCCTCGATTCCGGGTTCGGCAGTGACCTCCATCAAGATTGAGGGGGCTTTGCACGAATTCACGACCCTGCCGGGTGTGAAAGAGGACGTGACTCAGATTGTTTTGAACATCAAGGAAATCGTCCTGTCCTCGGATAATGATGAGCCCGTGGTCATGTATCTGCGCAAGACCGGGGAAGGCGAGGTCACCGTGGGTGACATTATGCCTCCGGCTGGCGTGGTGATTCACAACCCGGAACAGCACATTGCCACGTTGAACAAAGACGGCAAGCTGGAAATCGAACTGACTGTGGAACGCGGCCGCGGCTACGTCTCCGCGTCTCAGAACAAGGACCCGGAAGCCGAGATTTCTCGTATTCCCGTGGATTCCATCTATTCTCCAGTTCTTAAGGTGTCCTACCGTGTGGAGGCCACTCGTGTGGAACAGCGCACTGACTTCGATCGTTTGGTCGTCGATGTGGAAACCAAGAAAGCCATTCTTCCGCGTGACGCGATGGCTTCCGCGGGCAAGACCCTGGTGGAGTTGTTCGGGCTGGCTCGCGACTTGAACCACGATGCCGAAGGCATCGAATTGGGGCCGTCCGGTAACGATGCAGCTCTGGCCGAAGATTTGGCTATGTCTGTTGAGGACTTGGACCTGACCTCCCGGGCGTTGAACTGCCTGACTCGTGAAGGCATTAACACGGTAGGCGACCTGGTGGCTCGGTCCCAGGCAGATTTGCTGGATATCCGCAACTTTGGTCAGAAATCCATTGATGAAATCAAGGAAAAACTGGCTGGGATGGGGATGTCTTTGAAAGACACCCCGATGCCTGCTGTCGAAGGCGCGGACATGCCCCAGTTCAGTGATGAAAACTAA
- a CDS encoding class II aldolase/adducin family protein, with the protein MTGNTGQDDKTGNVIIDTARLLLREGLVARTWGNLSQRSGDDRYLITPSGRGYETMTPEELVEVDFEGKWSGDLKPSGERGLHTEIYRELPEVQFIIHTHQPYASALSVSGAAVEIPPELAERIGSTTLPTAAYGLPSTGKLHKAVLVTLRETGSRAILMQGHGAVLFGQDANELVDLAKEVEAACRTQFELMTGWKALDGAARVRCFERDGFGLPPQIIHIFMRRDDAGAVVATDDPLFLQFSQTGLPAYLDDFSQLVGLKVGQTFGKTMIYGHKATYFLGADLDEAQAVATVARKNALAALVAKVTSAKPIGWLDGTIMHGVYKFKYSKLKD; encoded by the coding sequence ATGACCGGGAATACTGGGCAAGACGATAAAACTGGAAATGTGATTATCGATACCGCGCGCCTCCTGCTGAGAGAAGGCTTAGTGGCTCGTACCTGGGGCAACCTGTCTCAACGCAGCGGTGATGACCGTTATCTCATTACGCCTTCAGGGCGGGGCTACGAGACGATGACCCCAGAAGAACTGGTTGAGGTCGATTTTGAGGGCAAGTGGTCCGGGGATCTGAAGCCGAGTGGGGAGCGCGGGCTGCACACGGAAATCTATCGGGAATTGCCTGAGGTCCAGTTCATTATCCATACTCACCAGCCCTATGCCTCGGCTCTCAGCGTGAGTGGCGCTGCGGTGGAAATCCCACCTGAACTAGCAGAACGTATCGGGTCGACGACCCTACCGACGGCAGCTTACGGGTTGCCTTCCACGGGGAAACTGCATAAGGCCGTGTTGGTTACGTTGCGTGAGACCGGGTCCAGGGCGATTTTGATGCAAGGTCACGGGGCAGTGCTGTTCGGCCAAGACGCGAACGAACTGGTGGATTTGGCAAAAGAGGTGGAAGCCGCCTGTCGTACTCAGTTTGAACTGATGACCGGCTGGAAGGCGCTGGACGGTGCGGCGCGGGTGCGGTGTTTTGAGCGCGATGGCTTTGGATTGCCGCCTCAGATTATCCACATTTTCATGCGTCGAGACGATGCCGGGGCGGTGGTCGCGACGGACGATCCGCTGTTCTTGCAGTTCAGTCAGACGGGTTTGCCCGCCTACCTGGACGACTTCAGTCAGTTGGTCGGCTTGAAAGTCGGTCAAACGTTTGGCAAGACGATGATTTACGGGCATAAAGCGACCTATTTCCTGGGGGCTGATTTGGATGAAGCCCAGGCGGTGGCCACAGTAGCGCGTAAGAACGCCTTGGCGGCTCTGGTGGCAAAGGTTACCTCGGCCAAGCCGATAGGTTGGCTGGATGGAACCATCATGCACGGGGTCTACAAGTTTAAATACTCCAAACTAAAAGACTGA
- a CDS encoding methyl-accepting chemotaxis protein: protein MTKSQSRQGKNMKSQLRLNVLTKVLLMGIVGILGIASFVICSAITDDIYYGKVRGYQDLILISDQVSTVSELVRQSQADYLQNEFASHNPTQNLEPQPIAETIKQAISDLNTAQDIFAQSGLRDEQLQKQFAQAVSSLESYRQTVEETSNSGGVPDESVIAATLSELDALQNSVSSFSDTVLQQTKGLVGKNVVIHAVDIVVAILVVAFILHRVRRGIVDSVNKLQSSLLALRNGDLTPRLTTNSNDEVADMLRALAYSQDELTNVLSEGQTLAAKTAAQTNRVAQAASTAASNAAETVELAKSTAESLNGIAAHLQTVASGSEEMNAAIAEISASSAEASRTANEATEVSRNTQETILRLQDSTQKVETVIGTVTSIASQTNLLALNATIEAARAGESGKDFAVVASEVKDLAAETAKATNQIVAMIDDVQDKTQQAVAAIEEIAGVILQVNDFQTTISAAVEEQNAVTQNIAQAISSAANDSGVVLENLENYCANVTKAQSDVNELSEDADSLSKQVTVLTGDLSKLKTRPAEDAAPEHD from the coding sequence ATGACGAAATCACAAAGCCGCCAAGGCAAGAACATGAAATCTCAGCTGCGCCTGAATGTACTGACAAAAGTATTACTGATGGGAATCGTGGGAATCCTGGGCATCGCCTCGTTCGTAATTTGTTCCGCTATAACTGACGATATTTATTATGGGAAGGTACGCGGCTACCAGGATTTAATCCTGATTTCAGACCAGGTCAGTACCGTTTCCGAACTGGTCAGGCAGAGCCAAGCCGATTACCTCCAAAACGAATTTGCCAGCCATAATCCCACCCAAAATCTGGAACCCCAGCCAATTGCAGAGACCATCAAGCAGGCCATATCCGACTTGAACACCGCTCAAGACATTTTCGCTCAGTCCGGTTTGCGTGATGAGCAGTTGCAGAAACAATTTGCGCAGGCAGTCTCCAGCCTGGAGTCCTATCGGCAAACAGTTGAGGAAACCAGCAACAGCGGCGGGGTTCCAGACGAATCAGTCATAGCCGCGACCTTGTCCGAATTAGATGCCCTGCAGAACTCGGTGTCCTCCTTCAGCGACACGGTTTTGCAGCAAACTAAAGGTTTAGTTGGAAAAAACGTTGTTATTCACGCCGTCGACATTGTTGTAGCCATCCTGGTGGTGGCCTTCATTTTGCACCGGGTGCGCCGGGGCATTGTCGATTCCGTCAATAAACTACAATCTTCGCTTCTGGCACTACGAAATGGTGATTTGACCCCGCGACTGACCACGAATTCAAACGATGAAGTCGCGGACATGCTCCGAGCCTTGGCTTACTCGCAAGATGAGCTAACCAATGTTTTAAGCGAAGGGCAAACCTTGGCAGCTAAGACTGCCGCGCAAACCAATCGGGTGGCTCAAGCCGCTTCTACGGCTGCCTCAAACGCCGCGGAAACGGTGGAATTAGCGAAATCGACGGCTGAGTCTCTCAACGGTATCGCCGCACACCTGCAAACTGTAGCCAGCGGATCTGAAGAAATGAACGCCGCCATCGCGGAGATCTCAGCCAGCTCCGCGGAGGCTTCCCGCACTGCCAACGAGGCTACCGAGGTCTCCCGCAATACCCAGGAAACGATATTGCGACTGCAGGACTCCACCCAGAAGGTTGAGACCGTTATCGGTACGGTGACCAGCATTGCTTCTCAAACGAACCTGCTGGCCCTGAACGCCACTATTGAAGCCGCTCGAGCTGGCGAATCAGGAAAGGACTTTGCGGTGGTCGCCAGCGAGGTCAAGGATTTAGCTGCGGAAACTGCCAAGGCAACGAACCAGATTGTGGCGATGATTGATGACGTCCAGGATAAAACTCAGCAAGCGGTCGCTGCAATCGAGGAAATTGCTGGAGTGATTTTGCAAGTCAATGACTTCCAGACCACCATTTCGGCCGCAGTTGAGGAGCAGAATGCCGTCACACAAAACATTGCGCAGGCAATTTCTAGTGCGGCAAATGACTCGGGTGTTGTCCTGGAGAACCTGGAGAATTATTGCGCGAATGTCACCAAGGCTCAGTCTGATGTTAATGAACTTTCCGAAGATGCGGATTCTCTCTCTAAGCAGGTGACTGTGCTGACCGGGGATTTGTCCAAGCTCAAGACTCGCCCCGCGGAGGACGCGGCGCCTGAACACGACTAA
- the truA gene encoding tRNA pseudouridine(38-40) synthase TruA produces the protein MRIRLDIRYDGTPFHGWAVQPGLPTVQGALQSALAVIFRQPVELTVAGRTDAGVHATGQVAHFTVPDSANHTVSPETLVLRLGAVLRAVLSGNLASPVEDAPSAYPQGAVDALVVTAARVVPESFDARFSALARHYVYRIVDDVAARNPLTRNCCWWYPTALDPAAMNASATVLLGEHDFATFCKPREGATTIRNLQQLETMRIEPGIIEIRVCADAFCHSMVRSLVGALTEVGRAKRDTAWLAGALAAKARIPEIPVAPALGLTLTGVDYPQSAAELLARQQTTRARRDCGCQPEQD, from the coding sequence ATGCGCATACGCCTGGATATTCGCTATGATGGGACACCGTTTCACGGTTGGGCCGTCCAGCCCGGACTGCCTACGGTGCAGGGTGCCCTCCAATCCGCTCTGGCGGTAATCTTTCGGCAACCTGTGGAGCTCACGGTGGCGGGACGCACCGATGCTGGGGTTCATGCCACCGGGCAAGTGGCCCATTTCACCGTGCCGGATTCGGCAAACCACACAGTTTCCCCCGAAACTTTGGTGCTGCGGCTGGGAGCGGTATTGCGGGCGGTGCTGAGCGGAAATCTGGCTAGCCCGGTGGAGGATGCACCATCTGCTTATCCCCAGGGTGCCGTGGATGCGTTGGTGGTGACCGCGGCGAGAGTGGTGCCGGAAAGTTTCGATGCGAGGTTTTCGGCTCTGGCACGCCATTACGTGTACCGCATTGTTGATGACGTGGCAGCGCGCAACCCGTTAACCCGCAACTGCTGTTGGTGGTATCCAACCGCGCTGGATCCGGCTGCTATGAACGCGAGCGCCACAGTGCTGTTGGGGGAACACGACTTCGCGACTTTCTGCAAACCGCGCGAGGGCGCCACCACAATCCGAAACTTGCAACAGTTAGAGACAATGCGAATCGAACCGGGAATCATAGAAATCCGGGTGTGCGCCGATGCCTTTTGTCACTCTATGGTGCGCTCCCTGGTGGGCGCGTTGACTGAAGTAGGACGTGCTAAACGGGACACAGCCTGGCTGGCAGGAGCGTTGGCCGCCAAAGCGCGCATCCCAGAAATTCCGGTCGCTCCCGCCCTGGGATTGACCCTCACCGGGGTTGATTACCCCCAAAGCGCGGCGGAACTGCTCGCTCGACAACAAACCACGCGGGCGCGGCGAGACTGCGGTTGTCAGCCAGAACAAGACTGA
- a CDS encoding aminotransferase class III-fold pyridoxal phosphate-dependent enzyme yields the protein MRINQPSTRAINKQLDDLIKKPIYSISAGALRNYEQDYFEAKCSGSKSMIETAMNRIPGGVQHNLAFNHPFPLVITKASGHELTDIDGNVYFDFLQAGGPTVLGSNPPEVREEVIKLLNDGGPSTGLFHEYEYKLADLIASRVPTVDMFRMLGSGTEACMAAIRVARLATKKKHVLKMGGAYHGWSDQLGYGIRIPGSKFTQAHGVPWTMFRYVDEFMPGDLGDLERKLRMKKLHGGTAAVMIEPIGPESGTWPIDQAFLKGVERLCRRYGALLIFDEVVTAFRISDRGASGLFGIDSDLTVFGKVIAGGYPGAGGLGGKREYMKYLAAGIQTGDKVHKALIGGTMAATPISCVAGYHTIQRIIETNACEYAGEMGNRLTDGLRSLIKQYNLPFVAWNEGSVCHLETVGTMHFSIDWSKPWTIPHVLNETSKRKKEMEYMGAAYTAEGLITLAGSRLYTSAAYTPELIDEALNRFERVFQKVEMKPATKK from the coding sequence ATGCGAATTAATCAACCCAGCACTCGCGCCATCAACAAGCAACTGGATGACCTTATCAAGAAACCAATTTACTCCATTAGTGCCGGAGCCTTGCGCAATTACGAACAAGATTACTTCGAAGCGAAGTGTTCAGGTTCGAAATCTATGATTGAAACGGCAATGAATCGCATTCCCGGTGGAGTTCAGCACAATCTCGCGTTCAACCATCCTTTCCCCCTGGTCATCACCAAAGCCAGCGGACATGAACTGACAGACATTGACGGCAACGTGTACTTTGATTTCCTGCAGGCTGGCGGTCCGACCGTGCTGGGCTCCAACCCGCCGGAAGTTCGCGAAGAAGTCATCAAACTGTTGAACGATGGGGGGCCGTCTACCGGTCTGTTCCACGAGTACGAATACAAACTGGCGGACCTCATCGCCTCACGTGTGCCGACTGTGGATATGTTCCGAATGCTGGGTTCGGGCACAGAGGCGTGCATGGCGGCAATCCGGGTCGCCCGCCTGGCCACCAAGAAGAAGCACGTCCTCAAGATGGGCGGGGCCTATCACGGCTGGTCTGATCAGCTCGGTTACGGTATCCGTATCCCGGGTTCTAAGTTCACCCAAGCCCACGGGGTGCCTTGGACCATGTTCCGTTACGTGGACGAGTTTATGCCCGGAGACCTGGGTGACCTGGAGCGCAAACTGCGCATGAAGAAGCTCCACGGCGGTACTGCCGCGGTCATGATTGAACCCATCGGGCCGGAATCCGGAACTTGGCCCATCGACCAGGCTTTCCTCAAAGGGGTGGAACGGTTGTGCCGCCGCTACGGGGCGTTGTTGATTTTTGACGAGGTCGTTACCGCTTTCCGGATTTCTGACCGGGGCGCTTCAGGGCTGTTTGGGATTGACTCCGATTTGACGGTGTTTGGCAAGGTCATCGCCGGAGGGTATCCCGGTGCGGGCGGTCTGGGCGGCAAGCGCGAATACATGAAGTACCTCGCGGCGGGGATTCAGACGGGAGACAAGGTTCACAAGGCGTTGATTGGCGGCACGATGGCAGCCACCCCGATTAGCTGCGTGGCGGGCTACCACACGATTCAGCGCATCATTGAGACGAATGCTTGTGAATACGCCGGAGAAATGGGCAACCGTCTGACCGACGGGCTGCGAAGCCTGATTAAGCAATATAACCTGCCTTTCGTGGCTTGGAACGAAGGATCCGTGTGCCACCTCGAGACAGTAGGAACCATGCACTTCTCCATTGATTGGAGTAAACCGTGGACGATCCCGCACGTCTTGAACGAAACGTCGAAACGTAAGAAAGAAATGGAATACATGGGGGCGGCCTACACCGCCGAAGGGCTGATTACTCTGGCCGGCTCGCGTCTGTACACTTCCGCGGCATATACCCCGGAACTGATTGACGAGGCGCTGAACCGTTTCGAGCGGGTGTTCCAAAAGGTTGAGATGAAGCCGGCAACCAAGAAATAA
- a CDS encoding GtrA family protein, translating to MTQTDSPTPPKQPDNSPDVPSGATPSGAEQTAPAPAPSNPDAIVVGQASKGKAALIQAIKFTLLSITAAGVEVASFALMVWINSLTGWFPFWVSQSVSIALSVIYNFTVNRHFTFKSANNVPIAMLKVALFYVFFIPLTSWGGQILSNMGWADWLLKGISLLLNFVGEFLWWKFVVFRGSENTNSLAVKQAEKSRQKSVSAAE from the coding sequence ATGACACAGACGGATTCTCCAACCCCACCGAAGCAGCCAGACAACTCCCCCGATGTCCCCTCAGGGGCAACGCCCTCTGGCGCTGAACAGACAGCCCCAGCCCCTGCCCCGAGCAACCCTGATGCGATTGTGGTCGGCCAGGCTTCAAAAGGCAAAGCCGCCCTCATTCAAGCCATCAAGTTCACTCTACTGTCTATCACCGCCGCCGGGGTCGAGGTCGCCAGCTTCGCCCTGATGGTATGGATAAACTCCCTGACGGGGTGGTTCCCGTTCTGGGTGTCGCAATCGGTTTCCATCGCCCTGTCGGTTATCTATAACTTCACGGTCAACCGCCATTTCACTTTCAAGTCAGCGAATAACGTTCCCATCGCGATGCTCAAGGTCGCTTTGTTCTATGTGTTCTTTATCCCTCTGACGTCCTGGGGCGGACAAATTCTGTCCAATATGGGGTGGGCTGACTGGTTGCTGAAAGGCATCAGTTTGTTGCTGAACTTTGTCGGCGAGTTCTTGTGGTGGAAGTTCGTGGTGTTCCGCGGTTCGGAAAACACGAACTCTCTGGCGGTAAAGCAGGCCGAAAAGAGCCGGCAAAAAAGCGTATCTGCCGCGGAATAA
- the rplQ gene encoding 50S ribosomal protein L17, with product MPKPTKGPRLGGSPSHERIMLANLACALFENESVTTTEARAKRLQPLAEKLITKARRGDLHARRQVLSKLRNKAVVAKLFEEIAPAIDKDREGGCTRIVKMGYRKGDNAPLAEISLVLEGVEKKKKAKPATPKKVAAKPEEAKPEETKAESEAKDAAEEKPETPVEEKAEAKAEETPEEKAE from the coding sequence ATGCCTAAGCCCACGAAAGGCCCCCGTTTGGGTGGTAGCCCGTCTCATGAGCGGATTATGCTCGCTAACCTGGCTTGCGCCCTGTTTGAAAATGAATCTGTAACGACCACCGAGGCTCGCGCCAAGCGTCTTCAGCCGCTGGCTGAGAAGCTCATTACCAAGGCTCGCCGCGGTGATTTGCACGCTCGCCGTCAGGTGCTGTCCAAGCTGCGCAACAAGGCCGTGGTCGCCAAGTTGTTCGAGGAAATCGCTCCGGCCATTGATAAAGACCGTGAGGGTGGCTGCACTCGCATCGTAAAGATGGGATACCGCAAGGGCGACAATGCTCCTCTGGCGGAAATCTCTTTGGTACTCGAAGGCGTCGAAAAGAAGAAGAAAGCTAAGCCGGCTACACCGAAGAAGGTTGCTGCCAAGCCGGAAGAAGCTAAGCCGGAAGAAACCAAGGCAGAATCTGAAGCGAAAGATGCTGCTGAGGAGAAGCCCGAAACTCCTGTAGAGGAAAAGGCTGAAGCTAAGGCGGAGGAAACTCCCGAGGAAAAGGCCGAATAA
- a CDS encoding PIN domain-containing protein translates to MSASNVFLDTNILVYSFDSHEPEKRERALAALEQLPHRVLSTQVLLELYNVLTRKLKDIAAGQIADEIIEHLSFQTVIPADARLVNQAVQIAGRFQLSIWDAMIVAAAKRGGCKEIWSEDLSEGMVYDGVTVVNPLE, encoded by the coding sequence GTGAGCGCCTCGAACGTTTTTCTTGACACCAACATCTTGGTTTATTCATTCGACAGCCACGAACCCGAGAAACGCGAGCGTGCGCTTGCCGCCCTAGAACAGCTCCCCCACCGGGTACTGAGCACCCAAGTTTTACTGGAGCTATACAATGTCCTGACCCGCAAACTGAAAGACATTGCGGCCGGACAGATTGCTGATGAAATCATCGAGCATCTCAGCTTTCAAACCGTCATCCCCGCTGACGCGCGCCTGGTAAACCAAGCCGTTCAAATTGCTGGTCGTTTCCAACTCTCTATCTGGGACGCCATGATTGTTGCGGCCGCCAAACGCGGGGGCTGCAAAGAAATCTGGAGCGAGGACCTCAGTGAGGGCATGGTCTACGACGGCGTTACCGTGGTCAATCCCCTTGAATAG
- a CDS encoding HAMP domain-containing methyl-accepting chemotaxis protein yields the protein MVKAGLSISKKLLSIGGICFLVTLAVVAITWGSAVATQRRVSTYAQTAAVSREFSAMSQQFQEVRQAGFSVALGVANDDKYHQATQDFTTQLTKLQGAPLDSQQREIVSRIQDLAAQIPVNADGATLTSLSAEMGSQLESLRNSLTDKHEADVAELNTITSVNSNIGLAVSLVGLVVVLLVSVLVSLSISRSAKEISKGLNRLSAKDFTYQVRQVSRDEIGEMSVLLNDSVKNLGTLLSGISSTATETTVGAEGLREKSQDVAAKASAAKDTVASVAGNAREVSTQIGDVATSTEQMRSAVTEISTNAATAAKSAAQATTLTAQANDVMGELDKASDAISSVIETIKMVAEQTNLLALNATIEASRAGEAGRGFAVVASEVKDLALGTKSAAVEVSESIIKIQSDTQAAMEAITEITGIISNINDYQSTVAAAIEEQTATISSMAQTVTEVSDDSAQVTDNLYRIEAKTEATVEELQEASQDMVLSAQEFEALQETLSQFKWVNEA from the coding sequence ATGGTCAAGGCGGGCTTATCTATTTCAAAGAAGTTGCTGTCAATCGGCGGTATTTGTTTCCTGGTCACTCTTGCCGTAGTGGCGATTACGTGGGGGTCAGCGGTAGCGACCCAGAGGAGAGTCTCTACCTACGCCCAGACTGCCGCGGTTTCCCGCGAGTTTTCTGCTATGTCTCAACAGTTCCAGGAGGTCAGGCAAGCTGGCTTCAGCGTTGCCCTCGGCGTCGCTAATGATGACAAGTACCACCAGGCCACCCAAGACTTCACCACTCAGCTCACGAAATTGCAGGGGGCCCCGCTGGATTCTCAGCAACGGGAAATCGTTTCCCGCATCCAGGATTTGGCCGCCCAGATTCCCGTTAACGCGGACGGTGCTACTCTGACCAGCCTCAGCGCAGAGATGGGAAGCCAGTTGGAATCGCTGAGAAATTCCTTGACTGACAAACATGAGGCTGACGTTGCCGAGCTGAACACCATCACTTCCGTAAACTCCAATATCGGTTTAGCGGTGAGCTTGGTTGGTTTGGTGGTGGTATTGCTGGTTTCTGTGCTGGTGTCCCTGTCAATTTCTCGCTCCGCCAAGGAAATTAGCAAGGGTCTGAACCGCCTGTCCGCGAAAGACTTTACTTACCAGGTACGCCAGGTTTCCCGTGACGAGATTGGCGAAATGTCTGTGCTGTTGAATGACTCGGTAAAGAACCTGGGCACTTTGTTGAGTGGAATATCTAGCACTGCCACGGAAACGACGGTAGGCGCCGAAGGGCTGCGAGAAAAGAGTCAAGACGTCGCCGCGAAAGCGAGTGCCGCTAAAGATACAGTAGCTTCGGTCGCTGGTAACGCCAGGGAAGTCAGTACCCAGATTGGCGATGTGGCCACTTCCACCGAACAGATGCGCAGTGCCGTCACCGAGATTTCAACTAACGCCGCAACAGCCGCGAAATCAGCCGCGCAGGCTACCACTTTGACCGCGCAGGCTAATGACGTCATGGGTGAACTGGATAAGGCTTCCGATGCAATCAGTTCGGTCATTGAAACTATCAAAATGGTGGCAGAACAAACTAACCTTTTGGCGTTAAACGCTACCATCGAGGCTTCTCGTGCCGGAGAAGCCGGGAGAGGCTTCGCGGTGGTGGCCTCCGAGGTGAAAGATTTGGCTTTGGGTACCAAGTCTGCCGCGGTTGAAGTGTCTGAAAGCATCATCAAGATTCAGTCTGATACTCAAGCGGCGATGGAGGCCATTACCGAGATAACCGGCATTATCTCAAACATTAATGACTATCAATCCACCGTGGCGGCAGCTATTGAGGAACAAACCGCAACCATTTCCTCTATGGCGCAAACCGTGACGGAAGTGTCAGACGATTCCGCACAAGTTACAGACAACTTGTACCGCATTGAAGCCAAGACGGAAGCAACGGTTGAGGAGTTGCAGGAAGCTAGCCAAGACATGGTGCTCAGCGCCCAGGAATTCGAAGCGCTCCAAGAGACATTGTCCCAGTTCAAGTGGGTGAATGAAGCATGA
- a CDS encoding FGGY-family carbohydrate kinase — MLILAYDVGTSGVKTCLYQAGSELTLVNSRLGTYGLTILPNGGAEQDPDQWWDAIVKTTRELARENPQEMAEVQAISFCSQMQALVLVDESGHHLRPAMSYMDQRAAEQKRRGLETGMKISGMNAKKLLSSLYRTSAVSASVKDPMWKYLWVRDNEPEVYAKVHKWLDVKEYLIARLTGNFVMSVDSAFATLLLDVRSSRPAWASRLARSFGVNPDHLAPIVKSATAVGTLLPEVAQELGLPQTTTVYAGGGDASLIGVGAGACGVSDTHVYWGTSGWVSTVTDKRAVDVNSMIATVDGADPGKYNYFAELETAGKCFEWVRKHLAEDEIDVYLSHKDKAADVETKYTSLYEYLSEVIAKAPAGSGGVIFTPWLHGNRCPFEDANARAMFFNISLETGKTEMLRSVIEGVCFHLRWFLETEGKKVQTSEAVRFVGGGALSPVTSQILADVLGRTVETVRDPQNVGSVGAALVALVGAHEVDNLVQAAQKLVKVQERYLPNPEHRAVYDRQYEVFKGLYRANRKAFNLLNSNNQPK; from the coding sequence ATGTTGATACTTGCTTACGACGTCGGAACGTCAGGAGTGAAAACTTGTCTGTACCAGGCGGGGTCGGAGCTGACCCTGGTGAACTCCCGATTGGGGACCTACGGCCTGACAATCCTGCCCAATGGGGGCGCGGAACAAGACCCGGACCAGTGGTGGGACGCCATCGTCAAAACCACTCGTGAACTTGCGCGCGAAAACCCGCAAGAAATGGCGGAGGTCCAAGCCATCAGTTTTTGCTCCCAGATGCAGGCTCTGGTGCTGGTGGATGAGTCTGGACATCACCTGCGTCCCGCCATGAGCTATATGGACCAGCGCGCCGCGGAGCAAAAACGGCGCGGGCTGGAAACCGGCATGAAAATTTCGGGGATGAATGCCAAGAAGTTGTTGTCCAGCCTCTATCGGACCTCCGCAGTTTCCGCTTCCGTCAAGGACCCCATGTGGAAATACCTCTGGGTGCGCGACAACGAGCCCGAGGTCTATGCCAAAGTCCACAAGTGGCTCGACGTCAAGGAATACCTCATTGCCCGCCTAACCGGGAATTTCGTCATGTCCGTAGATTCGGCGTTCGCCACCTTGCTCCTGGACGTGCGCAGCAGTCGTCCCGCGTGGGCATCGCGTTTAGCCCGCTCTTTCGGGGTCAATCCGGATCACCTCGCGCCCATCGTCAAGTCTGCTACCGCGGTCGGGACGTTGCTTCCAGAAGTTGCTCAAGAGCTTGGCCTGCCGCAAACCACGACCGTTTATGCTGGTGGTGGGGACGCGTCACTAATTGGAGTTGGCGCTGGGGCCTGCGGGGTCAGTGACACCCACGTCTACTGGGGAACTTCAGGATGGGTCTCTACCGTCACCGATAAGCGCGCGGTTGATGTTAATTCCATGATTGCTACCGTTGACGGTGCCGATCCGGGCAAATACAACTACTTCGCCGAGCTAGAAACGGCCGGAAAATGTTTCGAATGGGTTCGCAAACATTTGGCCGAGGACGAGATTGACGTCTATCTGTCTCATAAGGACAAAGCGGCGGATGTGGAAACGAAATACACCTCGCTTTACGAGTACCTGTCCGAAGTCATTGCGAAAGCTCCCGCTGGTAGCGGCGGTGTGATTTTCACCCCTTGGCTGCACGGAAACCGTTGCCCGTTCGAGGATGCCAATGCCCGTGCCATGTTTTTTAACATCTCCCTGGAAACCGGCAAAACTGAGATGCTGCGCTCCGTCATCGAAGGCGTGTGTTTCCATCTGCGTTGGTTCTTGGAAACTGAAGGGAAGAAAGTTCAAACTTCCGAAGCGGTACGTTTCGTTGGTGGCGGCGCCCTCTCGCCAGTCACTTCCCAGATTCTGGCTGATGTGCTGGGTCGAACCGTAGAGACGGTAAGGGATCCACAAAACGTGGGGTCGGTCGGTGCTGCCCTAGTCGCCCTGGTGGGAGCACACGAAGTCGACAACCTGGTTCAGGCCGCCCAGAAACTCGTGAAAGTCCAGGAACGTTACCTGCCTAACCCGGAACATCGCGCTGTCTACGACCGCCAATACGAAGTGTTCAAAGGCCTATATCGCGCCAACCGCAAAGCCTTCAATCTGCTCAACAGTAACAACCAACCGAAATAA